In a single window of the Acipenser ruthenus chromosome 42, fAciRut3.2 maternal haplotype, whole genome shotgun sequence genome:
- the LOC131709237 gene encoding uncharacterized protein LOC131709237: protein MWYYYQTRTRYCPIAHRGGVPSVCRGECDRNAWARLKQVHAGRNLIPYPFQTQRKVQRFSVSRNDPRNRLETRRLPLETLGTHAAASSAFHRVLPQTIPLKQKSEVRNQVGPHPLAVAMTMVAPTTMGPEETTALPVEKSDFTVTAVVIVLLLLTLLALGFLLYRYLCKNKGAYETAGEPGPGHHMDLQSQLEPDQDQDQKKEYYI from the exons ATGTGGTACTATTATCAAACT AGAACTCGGTATTGTCCAATTGCGCACAGAGGGGGCGTGCCTTCTGTTTGTCGCGGTGAATGTGACCGGAACGCGTGGGCGCGCCTCAAACAAGTCCACGCAGGAAGAAATCTGATCCCCTATCCATTCCAAACACAAAGAAAAGTGCAACGCTTCAGCGTTAGCAGAAACGATCCCCGCAATCGACTGGAAACTCGCCGGCTGCCTTTGGAGACTCTCGGAACTCACGCTGCCG CCAGCTCTGCATTTCACCGGGTCCTGCCTCAAACCATCCCTCTAAAACAG AAGTCAGAGGTGAGGAATCAGGTGGGGCCCCATCCCCTTGCTGTTGCCATGACGATGGTCGCACCCACCACCATGG GTCCTGAGGAGACGACAGCGCTCCCTGTGGAGAAAAGCGACTTCACCGTCACCGCAG TGGTGATCGTGCTGCTTCTGCTGACCCTGCTCGCACTGGGCTTCCTCCTGTACCGCTACCTGTGCAAGAACAAGGGAGCCTACGAGACCGCGGGCGAGCCGGGCCCAGGACACCACATGGACCTGCAGAGCCAGCTGGAACcggaccaggaccaggaccagaAGAAAGAGTACTACATCTAA
- the LOC117401132 gene encoding DAZ-associated protein 2, whose translation MNNKAPYPQQAAYPPQQGSSPLYPPAMAGQQAPPYSDAPPSYSEIYQPRYMHPQQAGTVPQMPSTYPGAQMFMHMPQSVPMAQMGHNVPIAYYPMGHLYPPGSTVLVEGGYDAGARFGAGSSPSIPPVPPGHLPNAAQLAAMQNANVMMSQRKGNFFMGGSSGGYSIW comes from the exons atgaacaataaag CACCCTACCCCCAGCAGGCTGCATACCCTCCTCAGCAAGGCTCCTCTCCCCTCTACCCCCCAGCCATGGCAGGGCAGCAGGCTCCCCCCTACTCGGACGCACCCCCTTCCTACTCCGAG ATCTACCAGCCCAGGTACATGCACCCCCAGCAGGCTGGCACCGTGCCTCAGATGCCCTCCACCTATCCTGGCGCCCAGATGTTCATGCATATGCCCCAGTCAGTGCCCATGGCCCAGATGGGACACAACGTGCCCATCGCTTACTACCCGATGGGGCACCTGTACCCTCCCGGCTCCACAGTGCTGGTGGAGGGGGGGTATGATGCAGGAGCCCGCTTCGGAGCAGGCAGCAGTCCCTCCATCCCG CCCGTCCCTCCcgggcacctccccaacgcagcCCAGCTGGCCGCCATGCAGAACGCCAACGTGATGATGTCACAGCGCAAGGGCAACTTCTTCATGGGCGGCTCCAGCGGAGGGTACAGCATCTGGTAA